From Ictidomys tridecemlineatus isolate mIctTri1 chromosome 2, mIctTri1.hap1, whole genome shotgun sequence, the proteins below share one genomic window:
- the Rilpl1 gene encoding RILP-like protein 1 isoform X1, whose translation MEEERGSPLAAESALEKNVAELTVMDVYDIASLVGHEFERVIDQHGCEAIARLMPKVVRVLEILEVLVSRHHVAPELDELRLELDRLRLERMDRIEKERKHQKELELVEDVWRGEAQDLLSQIAQLQEENKQLMTNLSHKDVSFSEEEFQKHEGMSERERQVMKKLKEVVDKQRDEIRAKDRELGLKNEDVEALQQQQTRLMKINHDLRHRVTVVEAQGKALIEQKVELEADLQTKEQEMGSLRAELGKLRERLQGEFSQNGEEEPETEPGGEECVSDTEKMAMDLKDPNRPRFTLQELRDVLHERNELKSKVFLLQEELAYYKSEEMEEENRIPPPPPIAHPRMSPQPESGIRRLFSFFSRDKKRLANTQRSMHIHESFGQWANTQRDDGYTEQGQEALQHL comes from the exons ATGGAGGAGGAGCGGGGGTCGCCGCTGGCGGCCGAGTCGGCGCTGGAGAAGAACGTGGCCGAGCTGACCGTCATGGACGTGTACGACATCGCGTCGCTCGTGGGCCATGAGTTCGAGCGGGTCATTGACCAGCACGGCTGCGAGGCCATCGCGCGCCTCATGCCCAAGGTCGTGAGGGTCCTGGAGATCCTGGAGGTGCTGGTCAGTCGCCACCACGTCGCGCCCGAGCTGGACGAGCTGCGCCTCGAGCTGGACCGCCTGCGCCTGGAGAGGATGGACCGCATCGAGAAGGAGCGCAAGCATCAGAAG gagctggagctggtGGAGGACGTGTGGCGGGGGGAGGCGCAGGACCTGCTGTCCCAGATCGCCCAGCTGCAGGAGGAGAACAAGCAGCTCATGACCAACCTCTCCCACAAGGACGTCAGCTTCTCCGAGGAGGAGTTCCAGAAGCATGAAG GCATGTCGGAACGGGAGCGGCAGGTGATGAAGAAGCTGAAGGAGGTGGTGGACAAGCAGCGTGACGAGATCCGGGCCAAGGACAGGGAGCTGGGCCTCAAGAACGAGGACGTGGAGGCT CTACAACAGCAGCAGACTCGGCTGATGAAGATCAACCACGACCTCCGGCACCGTGTCACCGTGGTAGAGGCCCAGGGGAAGGCCCTGATCGAACAGAAGGTGGAGCTGGAGGCAGATCTGCAGACTAAGGAGCAGGAGATGGGCAGCCTAAGGGCAGAACTTGGGAAGCTTCGAGAAAGGCTACAGGGAGAGTTCAGCCAGAACGGGGAGGAGGAGCCAGAG aCAGAGCCGGGCGGGGAGGAGTGTGTCTCAGATACGGAGAAGATGGCCATGGATCTCAAGGACCCCAACCGCCCCCGGTTCACACTGCAGGAGCTGCGGGATGTGCTGCACGAGAGGAACGAGCTCAAGTCCAAGGTCTTCTTGTTGCAGGAGGAGCTGGCCTACTACAAGAG TGAAGAAATGGAAGAGGAGAATCGGatacccccacctccacccattgCACACCCAAGAATGTCCCCCCAGCCGGAATCTGGCATTAGGAGACT GTTTAGCTTCTTCTCCAGAGATAAGAAGCGCCTGGCCAACACGCAGAGGAGCATGCACATCCACGAGTCCTTCGGCCAGTGGGCCAACACCCAGCGGGACGACGGGTACACAGAGCAAGGACAGGAAGCCCTGCAGCACCTGTGA
- the Rilpl1 gene encoding RILP-like protein 1 isoform X2, translating to MEEERGSPLAAESALEKNVAELTVMDVYDIASLVGHEFERVIDQHGCEAIARLMPKVVRVLEILEVLVSRHHVAPELDELRLELDRLRLERMDRIEKERKHQKELELVEDVWRGEAQDLLSQIAQLQEENKQLMTNLSHKDVSFSEEEFQKHEGMSERERQVMKKLKEVVDKQRDEIRAKDRELGLKNEDVEALQQQQTRLMKINHDLRHRVTVVEAQGKALIEQKVELEADLQTKEQEMGSLRAELGKLRERLQGEFSQNGEEEPETEPGGEECVSDTEKMAMDLKDPNRPRFTLQELRDVLHERNELKSKVFLLQEELAYYKSEEMEEENRIPPPPPIAHPRMSPQPESGIRRLIFTAIMPMVAAGLILDDPTLQPVRRLVSFV from the exons ATGGAGGAGGAGCGGGGGTCGCCGCTGGCGGCCGAGTCGGCGCTGGAGAAGAACGTGGCCGAGCTGACCGTCATGGACGTGTACGACATCGCGTCGCTCGTGGGCCATGAGTTCGAGCGGGTCATTGACCAGCACGGCTGCGAGGCCATCGCGCGCCTCATGCCCAAGGTCGTGAGGGTCCTGGAGATCCTGGAGGTGCTGGTCAGTCGCCACCACGTCGCGCCCGAGCTGGACGAGCTGCGCCTCGAGCTGGACCGCCTGCGCCTGGAGAGGATGGACCGCATCGAGAAGGAGCGCAAGCATCAGAAG gagctggagctggtGGAGGACGTGTGGCGGGGGGAGGCGCAGGACCTGCTGTCCCAGATCGCCCAGCTGCAGGAGGAGAACAAGCAGCTCATGACCAACCTCTCCCACAAGGACGTCAGCTTCTCCGAGGAGGAGTTCCAGAAGCATGAAG GCATGTCGGAACGGGAGCGGCAGGTGATGAAGAAGCTGAAGGAGGTGGTGGACAAGCAGCGTGACGAGATCCGGGCCAAGGACAGGGAGCTGGGCCTCAAGAACGAGGACGTGGAGGCT CTACAACAGCAGCAGACTCGGCTGATGAAGATCAACCACGACCTCCGGCACCGTGTCACCGTGGTAGAGGCCCAGGGGAAGGCCCTGATCGAACAGAAGGTGGAGCTGGAGGCAGATCTGCAGACTAAGGAGCAGGAGATGGGCAGCCTAAGGGCAGAACTTGGGAAGCTTCGAGAAAGGCTACAGGGAGAGTTCAGCCAGAACGGGGAGGAGGAGCCAGAG aCAGAGCCGGGCGGGGAGGAGTGTGTCTCAGATACGGAGAAGATGGCCATGGATCTCAAGGACCCCAACCGCCCCCGGTTCACACTGCAGGAGCTGCGGGATGTGCTGCACGAGAGGAACGAGCTCAAGTCCAAGGTCTTCTTGTTGCAGGAGGAGCTGGCCTACTACAAGAG TGAAGAAATGGAAGAGGAGAATCGGatacccccacctccacccattgCACACCCAAGAATGTCCCCCCAGCCGGAATCTGGCATTAGGAGACT GATCTTTACAGCCATCATGCCCATGGTGGCAGCTGGACTGATTCTAGATGACCCCACGCTGCAGCCTGTGCGACGCCTCGTTTCCTTT GTTTAG
- the Snrnp35 gene encoding U11/U12 small nuclear ribonucleoprotein 35 kDa protein, with amino-acid sequence MNDWMPIAKEYDPLKAGSIDGTDEDPHDRAVWRAMLARYVPNKGVTGDPLLTLFVARLNLQTKEDKLREVFSRYGDIRRLRLVRDLVTGFSKGYAFIEFREERALLKAYRDADGLLVDQRELFVDYELERTLRGWVPRRLGGGLGGKKESGQLRFGGRDRPFRKPINLPVVKGDLYREGKRDRRERSRSRERHWESRARDRDHDRGREKRWPEREPARAWPENDWERDPREDRPRGREKRDRSK; translated from the coding sequence ATGAACGACTGGATGCCCATCGCCAAGGAGTATGACCCGCTCAAGGCGGGCAGCATCGACGGCACGGACGAGGACCCGCACGACCGCGCTGTGTGGAGGGCCATGCTGGCCCGGTACGTCCCCAACAAGGGCGTCACGGGGGACCCGCTGCTCACGCTGTTTGTGGCCCGGCTGAACCTGCAGACCAAGGAGGACAAGCTGAGGGAGGTGTTCTCGCGCTACGGCGACATCCGGCGGCTGCGGCTGGTGAGGGACCTGGTGACCGGCTTCTCCAAGGGCTACGCCTTCATCGAGTTCCGGGAGGAGCGCGCCCTGCTCAAGGCCTACCGCGACGCCGACGGGCTGCTGGTGGACCAGCGCGAGCTCTTCGTGGACTACGAGCTGGAGCGCACGCTGCGGGGCTGGGTGCCGCGGCGGCTGGGCGGCGGCCTGGGCGGCAAGAAGGAGTCGGGGCAGCTGCGCTTCGGGGGGCGCGACCGGCCCTTCCGGAAGCCCATCAACCTGCCGGTGGTCAAGGGCGACCTCTACCGAGAGGGCAAGCGGGACCGGAGGGAGCGGTCCCGGTCCCGGGAGCGACACTGGGAGTCCAGGGCCAGGGACCGGGACCACGACAGGGGCCGGGAGAAGAGGTGGCCAGAGAGAGAGCCAGCCAGGGCGTGGCCTGAGAACGACTGGGAGCGggaccccagggaggacaggcccagggggagggagaagagggaccGAAGCAAGTAG